In Flavobacterium praedii, the DNA window TTCTTTGAAAATGGAATTGATACTTTGGTTGCCAATGGATATCAAAAAGTGGAAATTCTAAAAGTTTTAAGTGAGGGAAAATTTGATACCAAATGGCAGGAATTATTAACTCCTTCCGATTTTCAGTCTTTTATGGGGGCGTATTTGGGTAATGTTGTAGGGGCTTCGGGAGCTATTTATGGATTGTTGGTAGCTTTTGCTTTCATGTTTCCAAATGCAGAATTGGCATTAATGTTTATTCCAATTCCTATTAAAGCAAAATATTTTGTTCCTGGATTGTTATTAATTGATTTATATTTGGGAGTTTCAGGAGGGTCGTTGTTTGGCGGTTCGAGCGGAATTGCTCATTTCGCCCATCTTGGAGGTGCATTGGTTGGTTTTGTGATGATGTGGTATTGGAAAAAAAATCAATTTGACAATCATCGTTGGAATTAGCCCTTAACCCCCAAAGGGGAAATTGTTAAGAAGACTGACAACTCATAACTCATAACTCATAACTTTAATTATGAACATCCTAGACGATTTGAAAATGCAATATAAATTGGGTGGAATCGCAATGAAAATGATCTATTGGAATATAGGTTGTTTTCTTGTTTCCTTGATTTTTTTCTATCAATATAAAGAAGGTGTTTTTGTCTTTCCCAATTGGATCGCCTTGTCATCAAGTCCAATCGATTTTGTGTTAAAGCCCTGGACTTTTCTAACCTATGCTTTTTTTCACAATGATTTTTGGCATTTGTTTTTTAATATGATGGTGCTGAATTTCGCCAGTTATCTGTTTCTTACTTTTTTCTCTTCCAAGCAGTATTTGGGATTGTATATTTTAAGTGCCATTTTTTCGGGTATTATCTTTGTCTTTGGTTTTAATTTGATGCATTTAAGTGGGGCTGTAATTGGAGCTTCAGCAGCAATTATGGCGATTTTGGTTGCGGTAACCACGTATAGTCCTTTGATGAATGTTAGATTATTACTTTTAGGTAATGTAAAATTATGGCATATTACAGCAGTGATACTGATATTGGATCTGATGCAAATTCGGTTAGAAAATTCAGGCGGGCACATTTCGCATTTGGCAGGCGCTTTCTTTGGTTTTATTTATATTAAATTGCTTCAAAATGGTACCGATTTGAGTAAGTCAGTAAGTGTAGTTTTCGATTTTTTTGTTAATCTATTTAAAAAACCAACTACACCTTTTAAGAAGGTCCATAAAAATTATAAAAAAGTAGTCGATAAACCAATTTCTAAAATAGTAATAAAAGATAAAAAGCAACAACAAATTGACGAAATTTTAGACAAAATTAGTAAGTCAGGTTATGACAGCTTGAGTAAAGAAGAAAAAGAATTCTTGTTTCAAGCCGGAAAATAACTTATTTTTATCTAAATATTGAAGTGTAAATCAGGAATTTTTTGATCTTGAAGTTTAAAACGCATTAAAATGAAGAACCTTTCATGGTTTAATAAAGGAATGTTTTTTTTGAATTTAGTGCTTATAGTACTAACATTCATAGCTTATTTACTCCCTTTTTTGGCTCCAAAAATCTTTCCGCTTTTATCGGTTTTTACCTTGTTTATGCCTTTGTTTTTTTTAACAAATGGATTGTTTTTTGTCTATTGGGCGATGCAATTCAAAAAACGCATGATTTTATCGGGTATTGTTCTTTTGGTTGGTATTACTTTTTTTAATAAGTTCTATAAGTTCTCTGCTAAAGAATTTCAAGAAAGTGATAAAGATTTCACGGTTATGAGTTATAATGTGAGATTGTTTAATGTTTTTAAATGGTTGGATCGTGATGATATTCCAGATGTAATACTAGAATTTATCAACTCAGAAAACCCAGATATACTGTGTATTCAAGAGTTTTCCAATTCAGCAAATATTGATTTAAAGGTATATCCTTATAAATATGTTTTGATGGAAGGAAAGCAAATTAAAACAGGTCAAGCCATATTTTCAAAATTTCCAATTATTGATCAAGGGAATATTGTTTTTCCTAATTCGAACAATAACGTGGTTTTTGCTGATATAAAGAAAGGAAAAGATATTATTCGAGTGTATAACATGCATTTGCAGTCTATAAAAATTTCTCCAGATGTTAATGAAATTTCAGAAAATATAGATGTGATTGATCAACAAAAATCCAAGTTCCTTTTTATTCGGATTAGTAAAGCATTTAAACAGCAACAAGAACAAGCTGCTATTTTTAAGGAACATGAGAAAGATTGCAAATATCCTATTATCATCTGTGGTGATATGAATAACAGCGCTTTTTCCTATGTGTATCGAAATATAAAAGGAAAATTGAAAGATAGTTTTGAAGAAGCAGGAGAAGGATTTGGTGCTACTTATAAATTTAAGTACTACCCAGCTCGAATTGATTATATTTTTGCCGATGAAACTATGGATGTTAAAAAATTTGAAAGCTTTCCAGATTTTCAAAATTCAGATCATTTTCCTATTATGGCAAAACTTTCTATGAAATAGATTTTTTTTTTACAGTCATTAAAAATAAAAAAAACTTTAAAAAAATAAGATTCAATAGTGTATAAATCTTATTTTTTTAAAGTTTTTCAAAGTTTTTTAATCCTGATTTATCGAATAAGTACTTGATTTTTTAAATAGTCCATTGCATATCTTCCTTCATTAAATAATAAGTCAAGAACACTTAGATTATTCAAAAAGCCGAATTTATCATCGAAAACCTGTGTGTATTTTTCAAATACGGAAGGATCTTTTTTACCGTTTACCAAATAGCGAAAATCATTTATTTCTGATTTGTCTATTTCATGAAAATATTCTGTTGTGGTATCAAACTCTAATTTCATACGTAGACATTTGCATACAATATCAAAAGCTTCGAGATTAAGATCCATTAAAAAATTATATTTTTTTTGAAAAATAGGCATTAAATCATCTTCAAAATATTCAAAGAATGGGGAGCTTCTGTAAGCAGCTTCTAATGATTTGAAATGCTGTTTTTGCCAATCAAACTCCGATTCTATTTTAATTTCTTTTGTTTTCTGATGTGCTAAATTCGAATGTTTTATTGGGATGTTTAATAACTGAATCCCATTTGGGCTGTAAATATAGGTTCTGTTGCGATTGGTTTGTTTCTGAAAATTATCCTCTATTTCAAACGTAACAGTGTCAGATTGTGCTATAGCAACAAAATGACTTATGGATGGGAAATAGGACGGATGAAGTAACGTTTTCATATTCTAAAGGTATAAATAAAAAAGTCATAAAGCCATTTTATTGACAGTATGACTTTTAAATTCTTAATTGTTATCCAGAAAATTTTTTATAATTCTTTTTTCGCTTTTCTTTTCTTCCAAAAATATTCGCCTACAAAAAAGGCGGCTAGTGCAATTAAGAAGTATTTAAAATACGATTGTGGTTGTCCTTCACCATTCACTGTTGTAAATACTCTGTCCCAGCGAATTTTGTTTAAACCTTTACCATTAGTATCCCAACTCATCCAAATAAATATTGGTTTTCCAACAATATGATTTTCTGGTACAAATCCCCAATAACGACTATCTTCAGAGTTATGACGGTTGTCTCCCATCATCCAATAATAATTTTGGTCAAAAGTGTAAGTTGTTGCGACTTTGCCGTCGATTCTGATTTCATTGCCATTTACTTTTAAATCTTTTTTCTCATAATCAGTAATGATAGTTTTGTAAAAAGGTAAAGTTTCTAAATTTAAGGCAACTTTTTTTCCTTTTTGAGGTATGTAGATTGGGCCAAAATTATCGCGGTTCCATTTGTTAATATGTGGGAAAATTCCATCTTCAATATTTTTGGATATAATCCTGTTTACAGATTTTATTCCAGGTACATTCTTTAATCTGTCAGCGCCTGCGGCTGTTAATGCGCTTATAAAAAGTGTGTCTCTTGATTCATTAATAAAACCAGCACCATCAGTTACATCCATATCTTTTAAAAGGTATTCAAAATCAATAGGCGTTTTTCCATCTATGGCTACATTATATGAGAATTGTGGTTTTGCGCGATCGCCTAAATACAATTCTTTTCCATTGATATAGACTAATCCATCTTTTATAGACAAACTATCGCCTGGAATTCCTACACAACGCTTCACATAATTAGATTTTTTGTCAATAGGCTTATCGACTCTAAGTCCAGATCGGTCTCTAAATTTAAAAACAGTATCTGCAGGCCAATTAAAAACAACTATATCTGTACGATTGATGGTTTGTATGCCTGGGAGTCTGAAATAAGGCAATTGAGGCCAATTTAAATATGACTTTTGTTTGGTTAATGGTATTGTGTCATGAACCATTGGCATTGCTACTGTAGTCATGGGAACTCTCGCACCATAATTCATTTTACTTACAAATAGAAAATCTCCTACTAGTAATGATTTCTCTAAAGAAGAAGTTGGAATAGTATAAGGTTGAATTAAGTACGTATGAACAATGGTAGCCACAATCACTGCAAATAATAAGGAACTAATGGTGTCTTGTGCTTTATGATCAGGACTTAGATGCCTATCTGCTTCGTAGTTTAAAGGTTGTGTGTAATTGATATAAAAGATGTAAAAACCTAATGTACCGATAACAAGAAGTGTGTCTAAGAATGATTTTTTACCAAAACTGCGTATAGTTTCTACCCAAACAACTGGAAACATAATCAGATTTATAATTGGAATGAAAAGTAAAAGTGTCCACCATGTAGGTCTTCCGATTATTTTCATTAAAACAATTGCATTGTAAACAGGAATTGCTGCTTCCCAACGTTTTCTTCCAGCACTTTCATATAATTTCCAAGTGCCTAAGAAATGAATTACTTGAACAGCTAAGAAAAATACAAACCAAAGATATAAAGTCATAATTTGAAGATTTGAAATTAGATTTTGAAATCCATTTTCTGTTTAGAATTTGGAGTTTATTATTTAGAATTTAAATTTAACACATCTTTCATAGTATAGATACCATGTTTTCCAGCCAGCCATTCGGCAGCAATTACAGCGCCTAGAGCAAAACCTTCTCTATTAAGAGCCGTGTGTTTTATTTCGATAGAATCAACATCAGAGTTATAAGTTACAGTATGAGTTCCTGGAACGGTTCCTACTCGTATTGCTTCGATATGAATTTGATCCTCTTTTGGAGTGTCTAATGTCCAATTCGTATAATTACTATTCTCGATTATTCCTTTGGCTAATGAAATGGCAGTTCCGCTTGGAGCATCTAGTTTTTGATCGTGGTGAATTTCTTCCATGTTTACTTTGTAATGGTCAAATTTCGACATGATTTTGGCTAAATATTCATTAAATTCAAAAAACAAATTGACACCTAGACTAAAGTTGGAACTAGAGATAAAACCACCGTTTTTTGCTTTGCAAAGCGCTATCATTTCATCATAATGTTCTAGCCAACCCGTTGTGCCTGAAACTACAGGGACATTTGCATTGAAACAACTTGAAATATTACTAACTGCTGCTGAAGGAACACTAAAATCGATGGCAACATCGGCAGTAGAAAGTCCATCATAAGTGTTGAATTCGTCTTTTTTTAAAACAATTTCGTGTCCTCTTTCTAAAGCAATTCTTTCGATTACTTGCCCCATTTTTCCGTATCCTAAAAGTGCAATTTTCATTTATGATCTGTTTTTTTTATTTTAAATAGAAACGAAAAGAATTCGAATCTAAAAACGATAATTAATAGTTAGTCCTAAATTTGATTTTAATGTTACAGCATCAGGAGTAATTTGTGGTTGTAATGATAAACTTTGATTCACATTGAATTGTATTAAAGCAGCGTCAACATTGGCGTCTATAATATTTAAAATGTAAAATCCAATAACAAAAAGACCTGATAAAGAGGCATTTCGTTGGTAAAACTCTTGAGCAGAGATTAACTGTTTGTCTGAAAGATAGTCGTAATTAGAATCTGGATTTCCTGCTAATCGACTTTTGTAGGCATCACGATATTCGTGGTATTTTTGTTTACTGTCTGAATAAAAATATAAACTGGTTCCAATAGCACCGTATACTATTGGAATTTTCCAGTATTTTTTATTGTAAGCTTGACCTAAACCTGGTAAAATTGCGGAATAAAATGCAGCTTTTGCAGGTGTCAAAGGGTCTATTTCTATTGCCTTTAAAGTGTCTTTTGTTTGTAGTACGGCATCCGTTTTTGCTTGCGCAAAAAGGGTTGCGTTTCCTAAAAGAAAAAGCAATAGGCCTATGGAAATGATTTTATTCACTACCCTTCTATTAATTTTATTATTCTATTGAAGTCTTCTTCTGAATGAAAAGGAATGGTGATTTTTCCTTTGCCATTTCCAGCTACTTTCACATCAATTTTTGCTCCAAAATACTTATTAAAAGTACTTACGTCTTCGTCATTTATTTCAAAAGAAGATGTTTTTGTTGGAGTTAAAGGTTTTGGTTTTAAACTTTCGTGGTAGTTTTTTACCAAAGTCTCTGTTTCTCTAACCGAAAGATTCTGACTTACAATTTTTTGATAAATATCCGTTTGGACATCATGATCATCAATGTTAATGATGGCACGACCGTGGC includes these proteins:
- a CDS encoding rhomboid family intramembrane serine protease, translating into MMNITPTVKQLLIINVLFYVCSMVVGEPAYKLLSMYFFESPDFHFWQLFTHMFMHAPLPNIMHIAFNMFALYSFGSALEHFWGGKKFLFFYISCGLGAALLHTGVNYYFFENGIDTLVANGYQKVEILKVLSEGKFDTKWQELLTPSDFQSFMGAYLGNVVGASGAIYGLLVAFAFMFPNAELALMFIPIPIKAKYFVPGLLLIDLYLGVSGGSLFGGSSGIAHFAHLGGALVGFVMMWYWKKNQFDNHRWN
- a CDS encoding rhomboid family intramembrane serine protease, whose amino-acid sequence is MNILDDLKMQYKLGGIAMKMIYWNIGCFLVSLIFFYQYKEGVFVFPNWIALSSSPIDFVLKPWTFLTYAFFHNDFWHLFFNMMVLNFASYLFLTFFSSKQYLGLYILSAIFSGIIFVFGFNLMHLSGAVIGASAAIMAILVAVTTYSPLMNVRLLLLGNVKLWHITAVILILDLMQIRLENSGGHISHLAGAFFGFIYIKLLQNGTDLSKSVSVVFDFFVNLFKKPTTPFKKVHKNYKKVVDKPISKIVIKDKKQQQIDEILDKISKSGYDSLSKEEKEFLFQAGK
- a CDS encoding endonuclease/exonuclease/phosphatase family protein, coding for MKNLSWFNKGMFFLNLVLIVLTFIAYLLPFLAPKIFPLLSVFTLFMPLFFLTNGLFFVYWAMQFKKRMILSGIVLLVGITFFNKFYKFSAKEFQESDKDFTVMSYNVRLFNVFKWLDRDDIPDVILEFINSENPDILCIQEFSNSANIDLKVYPYKYVLMEGKQIKTGQAIFSKFPIIDQGNIVFPNSNNNVVFADIKKGKDIIRVYNMHLQSIKISPDVNEISENIDVIDQQKSKFLFIRISKAFKQQQEQAAIFKEHEKDCKYPIIICGDMNNSAFSYVYRNIKGKLKDSFEEAGEGFGATYKFKYYPARIDYIFADETMDVKKFESFPDFQNSDHFPIMAKLSMK
- a CDS encoding WbqC family protein, which encodes MKTLLHPSYFPSISHFVAIAQSDTVTFEIEDNFQKQTNRNRTYIYSPNGIQLLNIPIKHSNLAHQKTKEIKIESEFDWQKQHFKSLEAAYRSSPFFEYFEDDLMPIFQKKYNFLMDLNLEAFDIVCKCLRMKLEFDTTTEYFHEIDKSEINDFRYLVNGKKDPSVFEKYTQVFDDKFGFLNNLSVLDLLFNEGRYAMDYLKNQVLIR
- the lepB gene encoding signal peptidase I yields the protein MTLYLWFVFFLAVQVIHFLGTWKLYESAGRKRWEAAIPVYNAIVLMKIIGRPTWWTLLLFIPIINLIMFPVVWVETIRSFGKKSFLDTLLVIGTLGFYIFYINYTQPLNYEADRHLSPDHKAQDTISSLLFAVIVATIVHTYLIQPYTIPTSSLEKSLLVGDFLFVSKMNYGARVPMTTVAMPMVHDTIPLTKQKSYLNWPQLPYFRLPGIQTINRTDIVVFNWPADTVFKFRDRSGLRVDKPIDKKSNYVKRCVGIPGDSLSIKDGLVYINGKELYLGDRAKPQFSYNVAIDGKTPIDFEYLLKDMDVTDGAGFINESRDTLFISALTAAGADRLKNVPGIKSVNRIISKNIEDGIFPHINKWNRDNFGPIYIPQKGKKVALNLETLPFYKTIITDYEKKDLKVNGNEIRIDGKVATTYTFDQNYYWMMGDNRHNSEDSRYWGFVPENHIVGKPIFIWMSWDTNGKGLNKIRWDRVFTTVNGEGQPQSYFKYFLIALAAFFVGEYFWKKRKAKKEL
- the dapB gene encoding 4-hydroxy-tetrahydrodipicolinate reductase encodes the protein MKIALLGYGKMGQVIERIALERGHEIVLKKDEFNTYDGLSTADVAIDFSVPSAAVSNISSCFNANVPVVSGTTGWLEHYDEMIALCKAKNGGFISSSNFSLGVNLFFEFNEYLAKIMSKFDHYKVNMEEIHHDQKLDAPSGTAISLAKGIIENSNYTNWTLDTPKEDQIHIEAIRVGTVPGTHTVTYNSDVDSIEIKHTALNREGFALGAVIAAEWLAGKHGIYTMKDVLNLNSK
- a CDS encoding DUF5683 domain-containing protein; amino-acid sequence: MNKIISIGLLLFLLGNATLFAQAKTDAVLQTKDTLKAIEIDPLTPAKAAFYSAILPGLGQAYNKKYWKIPIVYGAIGTSLYFYSDSKQKYHEYRDAYKSRLAGNPDSNYDYLSDKQLISAQEFYQRNASLSGLFVIGFYILNIIDANVDAALIQFNVNQSLSLQPQITPDAVTLKSNLGLTINYRF